A genomic window from Lotus japonicus ecotype B-129 chromosome 1, LjGifu_v1.2 includes:
- the LOC130734649 gene encoding vesicle transport v-SNARE 13-like, translating to MSEVFEGYERQYCELSANLTRQCTAASALDGEQKKQKLSEIKAGLDDADALVRKMDLEARSLQPSMKATLLVKLRDYKNDLTSLKNDIKRISSANVSLTARDELLESGRADSLAVSNDQRGRLLMSTERLNQSTDRIKDSRKTMLETEELGVSILQDLHQQRQSLLHAHTTLHGVDDNISRSKKILSAMSRRMSRNKWIVGSLMIALVLAIVLILYFKLTH from the exons ATGAGTGAGGTATTTGAAGGGTACGAGCGTCAATACTGTGAGCTATCCGCCAATCTTACCCGCCAATGCACTGCAGCTTCTGCTCTTGATGGAG AACAGAAGAAGCAGAAACTTTCTGAAATAAAAGCTGGGTTAGACGATGCTGATGCATTG GTTCGGAAAATGGACCTTGAGGCTAGGAGTTTGCAGCCAAGTATGAAAGCAACACTTCTTGTCAAGTTAAGGGACTATAAAAATGATTTGACCAGTTTGAAAAATGACATTAAAAGAATCTCATCAGCTAATGTCAGCCTCACTGCTCGAGATGAGTTGTTGGAGTCAGGAAGAGCTGATTCGCTGGCG GTATCAAATGATCAAAGGGGAAGACTTTTGATGTCTACTGAGAGATTAAATCAGTCCACAGATAGAATAAAGGACAGCAGAAAAACAATGCTGGAGACAGAGGAGCTTGGTGTCTCTATCCTCCAAGATTTGCATCAACAACGTCAATCTCTACTCCATGCCCATACGACG CTCCATGGAGTGGATGATAACATTAGCAGGAGCAAGAAGATTTTGTCAGCCATGTCCAGAAGAATGAGCAGGAACAAATGGATTGTTGGCTCCTTGATGATAGCTCTAGTCCTTGCAATTGTATTAATTCTATACTTTAAGCTGACTCATTAG
- the LOC130734650 gene encoding pentatricopeptide repeat-containing protein At5g61400: protein MWNLVRRKIIPISSIPNRISSYSSHSPSHSDNTNAIIIHILTTTTTTNTNNHAEATFLTKQHLLNSPKPHRTACFSLFHALTTSKPTPHAFGILILAFSQLGLIDEALWVHKQLNFLPPLQACNALLHGLVKTQKFDSVWELYGNMVARGFSPTVITYGILMDCCCNQGDFGKAHKVFDEMRERGILPTVVVYTILIRVFCCEGRMGDAERVFRLMRESGVDANLYTYKTVMDGYRKVGYDAKKRVFVLFGDMLRRGLRPDVVIFATLVDVLCKAGDLKAARDCLRSMAEFDVVPNAHVFNSLMNGYCKAGNFTEGMQLLGEMEKFEIAPDIYTFSILIKCLCDSGRLEEAKALMEKMDRSGVIANSVTCNAVIDGHCKIGDMEKAIELCSQMNERKIEPNVITFTSLIDGFCKKGNMKAAMGLYTEMVIKGLVPDVVTYTALIDGHCKVGNTKEAFRLHKEMPDAGLVPNVFTVSCLIDSLFKDGRTYDAIKLFLEKTGVGCPGGKMESSLCSPNDVMYAILIQGLCKDGQIFKATKFFTEMRCKGFLPDRAVYVAMLQGHFRFKHMLDVMMLHADILKMGIMLNSTIYRVLSRGYRERGDLIPARMCSEHLMEYGIACPQ, encoded by the coding sequence ATGTGGAACCTTGTCCGTCGGAAAATCATCCCCATCAGTTCCATTCCCAACCGCATCTCCTCTTATTCTTCACACTCTCCCTCTCACTCCGACAACACAAACGCCATCATCATCCACATCctaacaaccaccaccaccaccaacaccaacaaCCACGCCGAAGCCACCTTCCTCACCAAACAACACCTCCTCAACTCACCCAAACCCCACCGCACTGCATGCTTCTCCCTCTTCCACGCCCTCACCACCTCCAAACCCACGCCCCACGCCTTCGGCATCCTCATACTCGCATTCTCCCAACTGGGTCTCATCGATGAAGCCCTCTGGGTCCATAAACAGCTCAACTTCTTGCCCCCGTTACAAGCTTGCAACGCGCTTCTTCATGGTTTGGTCAAGACCCAGAAGTTTGATTCAGTCTGGGAGCTCTACGGTAACATGGTGGCACGCGGATTTTCCCCTACTGTGATCACCTATGGGATTTTGATGGACTGTTGTTGTAACCAAGGTGATTTTGGTAAGGCACACAAGGTGTTCGATGAAATGCGTGAGAGGGGGATTTTGCCTACTGTGGTGGTTTACACTATTCTGATTCGCGTGTTTTGCTGCGAGGGTCGGATGGGGGATGCTGAAAGGGTGTTCAGGTTGATGAGGGAGTCTGGGGTGGATGCCAATTTGTATACTTATAAGACTGTCATGGATGGGTATCGCAAGGTGGGTTATGATGCGAAAAAacgagtctttgttttgtttggtGATATGTTGCGAAGGGGGTTGCGCCCTGACGTTGTGATTTTTGCTACTCTGGTGGATGTTCTATGCAAGGCGGGGGATTTAAAGGCTGCTCGAGACTGTTTACGTAGCATGGCCGAATTTGATGTTGTTCCTAATGCTCATGTTTTTAATTCTTTGATGAATGGTTACTGTAAAGCCGGGAACTTTACTGAAGGAATGCAGTTGCTAGGAGAAATGGAAAAGTTTGAAATTGCGCCGGATATTTACACATTTAGTATACTCATTAAGTGTCTATGTGACTCTGGTAGATTGGAGGAAGCTAAGGCCTTGATGGAGAAGATGGACAGATCAGGGGTCATTGCCAATTCTGTGACGTGCAATGCTGTGATTGATGGACATTGTAAGATTGGAGATATGGAGAAGGCTATTGAGTTGTGTTCCCAAATGAATGAAAGGAAAATAGAACCTAATGTTATCACATTTACCTCATTAATTGACGGGTTTTGCAAAAAAGGAAACATGAAAGCTGCAATGGGCTTGTATACGGAAATGGTAATCAAAGGTCTTGTGCCTGACGTGGTAACTTACACAGCTTTGATTGATGGACACTGCAAGGTTGGGAACACAAAAGAGGCTTTTAGGCTACACAAGGAGATGCCGGATGCAGGACTTGTACCCAATGTGTTTACGGTTAGTTGTTTAATTGATAGCCTTTTCAAAGATGGAAGAACATATGATGCAATCAAACTGTTCTTGGAGAAAACAGGAGTTGGTTGCCCTGGAGGTAAAATGGAGAGCAGCTTGTGTTCTCCAAACGATGTGATGTATGCCATTTTAATTCAAGGTTTATGTAAAGATGGACAGATCTTTAAGGCCACCAAGTTTTTCACAGAAATGAGATGCAAGGGTTTCTTACCAGACAGGGCTGTTTATGTTGCCATGTTGCAGGGACATTTTCGATTCAAGCACATGCTTGATGTAATGATGTTGCATGCAGACATACTGAAGATGGGTATTATGCTAAACTCTACCATATATCGTGTGTTGTCTAGGGGCTATAGAGAGCGAGGAGATTTGATACCAGCTCGCATGTGTTCTGAACATCTAATGGAATATGGCATTGCATGTCCTCAATAA
- the LOC130734652 gene encoding putative pentatricopeptide repeat-containing protein At1g74400, with the protein MFKFLLQRSANKLVYVPMSMWQGKAHFYNNLKPPMPNQTLKKYLECNNHTKVLLLFRTFFRKRSTFNSIDSFSILFALKACNQKKRSSIQGKQLHALIIKFGYEAIVQLQTSLLRVYAAERGNLRDAHQVFDEIPSKNIICWTCLITAYVDNHQPSKALELFRLMQMDNVEPDQVTLTVALSACADTGALEMGEWIHAFVRHKQGLNMDLCLSNALINMYAKCGDIFNARKLFDSIRSKDVTTWTSMIVGHALHGQAHEALQLFSELNRKNDSKNCHSSGYNITPNDVTFIGVLMACSHAGLVEEGKRHFRSMTEDYGIRPREPHFGCMVDLLCRGGNIREAYEFIMEIPVLPNAVIWRTLLGACSLHGELELATEVRHKLHMLDPGYVGDSIAMSNIYANRDMWSKKVIVRNQIKQSRAPGCSSIEVGSGVSEFVAADDNHPPMTDI; encoded by the coding sequence ATGTTCAAATTCTTGCTTCAAAGGAGTGCAAACAAGTTGGTTTATGTCCCCATGTCCATGTGGCAGGGCAAAGCTCATTTCTACAATAACCTCAAACCACCAATGCCAAACCAGACCCTTAAGAAGTATCTTGAGTGCAACAACCACACTAAGGTTCTGCTACTCTTCAGAACCTTCTTTAGAAAAAGATCTACTTTTAACTCCATTGATAGCTTTTCAATACTGTTTGCCCTCAAAGCCTGCAACCAGAAGAAACGTTCCTCCATTCAAGGAAAGCAATTGCATGCCCTCATCATAAAATTTGGATATGAAGCCATAGTTCAACTCCAGACATCCCTTCTGAGAGTGTATGCGGCGGAAAGGGGAAACTTGAGAGATGCACACCAAGTGTTCGATGAAATACCCTCGAAGAATATTATATGCTGGACATGTTTGATTACTGCCTATGTTGACAATCACCAACCCAGCAAAGCTTTAGAACTGTTTAGACTGATGCAGATGGACAATGTGGAACCTGATCAAGTCACTTTAACTGTTGCTCTCTCGGCCTGTGCTGACACTGGGGCACTGGAAATGGGTGAATGGATCCATGCTTTTGTTCGGCATAAACAAGGGTTGAACATGGATTTGTGTTTGAGTAATGCCCTCATAAATATGTATGCTAAGTGTGGGGATATCTTTAATGCCAGAAAGCTGTTTGATAGCATAAGAAGCAAAGATGTCACAACTTGGACGTCCATGATTGTGGGGCATGCGCTACACGGGCAAGCACATGAGGCTCTTCAACTTTTCTCAGAATTGAACAGAAAGAATGACAGCAAAAACTGCCATTCCAGTGGGTATAACATAACCCCGAATGATGTAACATTCATAGGAGTTTTAATGGCTTGCAGCCACGCAGGGTTGGTTGAGGAAGGGAAGCGTCATTTCAGAAGCATGACTGAAGATTATGGTATACGGCCTAGAGAGCCTCACTTTGGCTGCATGGTGGATCTTTTATGCAGAGGTGGGAATATAAGAGAGGCCTATGAGTTCATAATGGAGATACCAGTGCTGCCTAATGCGGTGATCTGGCGAACCTTGCTTGGAGCATGCAGCCTCCATGGTGAATTGGAGTTAGCTACCGAAGTTCGGCATAAGCTGCATATGTTGGACCCTGGCTATGTGGGTGATAGTATTGCCATGTCTAACATTTATGCAAATAGAGACATGTGGAGCAAAAAGGTGATTGTTAGGAATCAGATAAAACAGTCAAGAGCACCTGGCTGCAGCTCAATTGAGGTGGGAAGTGGGGTAAGTGAATTTGTTGCTGCAGACGATAACCATCCTCCAATGACAGATATATGA